In Nostoc sphaeroides, the genomic window AAAGGCTTCTAATTCGTTGCCATCGGGTGCGGATACTCCAGCCGAAGTCAGCATTCCCCCCAACCAAGAAAATTCACTCACTAGAATCGTTTTGGCTCCCCGTCGCGCCGCTTGGATAGCAGCCGCAGTGCCTCCGGTTCCACCACCGACAACTAAAACATCAGCTGTGTATATTTGATTAACCATTGCTTATACCTCACTGGAGTTTTGACATATTCTCCCCAGATAGCTTGGCATCAAACAAGGCAAATTATCAGGATTTACGCAAAAATCCCCAAATAAATATCAGTTCTATATAGGGTTTCTATTTGATTGCGTGAAAAGACAGGTAGGGGAGCCAGTTGTGTGGGCGAGTTTCCCTACTTAAGCTAACTGGCGTTGTATTACCGCCGAGAGTACGGCATCCTTTATTGTCAGGAAAAATCAACTTTTTTATCTAGCTAGATATACCGATTTTGAAAAAATGAGATAATTTCAAGTTTTGTACTCAGCCAGCAGAAAGATTTTAGTAAAGTTGTTATTTTTAATTTATGCATCAGAGAAGTCAATATAAAATCCTTTACTGGCAAGACTTACAAATAATTTGATTTTGACTAGATATACATAGCATTTGGGATTACATCTAACAAAAGCTGGATATTAAACAGCTATTAAAAAAGGCATCTTGTATATACAGCTAAAGATAGAGGTTGTTACTATATTTTGTATTTAAACTTAATATAAATAGTAAATTTTTATGAATTGCTAATATTAAGTAATAATTAAAATATTATGTTTACTAATTGCTTTAAAAATAATGATAAATTAAGTGTAAATAAGGATAGGAATATATCAAATGTTGAGATAGCACTTTTTATAGATCAAATCAAAAGTAATATTTGGCTCTTTGGTATTCCATCTTGGCTTTTTGGCATAACCGATAGAAGCATAGCTGCATTCGCCGATGGTTATTTATCTCCTATAGAAATATTTCAGCTACTTACAGCCTCTTTCTTTTTTCTGAGTTGGCTATATCTCAAGCCTGATGAAAGCTTTAATAGCAATGATTTAGGCCCCAACGAATATCAAGAATATCTCGCTCGTACTCAAGCTAACAAGCTTCAAGTAAAAAAGCTCCACATGATTAGCCAGGAGTATATTTTACCGTTTCCTTATATTTGCCAAATTTATCATTTATTGAATTTAAGACATTTGGAAACAGTTCATAGCTTTAGCCTTAATAACCTGAAAATTTTTCAAATTAGCCATTTTCAGCCCACAAATACGGGTGGAATAATCAAATTCCAAACAATATTGGATTCGCCAGGTAATGCTCTGAGAATTTGGCGTCAACCGATTGTAGAGGTAGATTTAATATTACATACTCCCTATACTGTTGAACTGAGTATTCCAGTCTACAATGACAAAAGGATAATTGTTATATTTCATGCTTTTCCGTTAAATGACTTAGAGCATCACTTTTTTATAGATATTTATAGTGATTTAGAGTGGCCAAAGCCATTATTACAAATAATATTGCATTTTGCTTCTTGTTTGACCCTATTTGAAGATTTGCCGTATCTAAGAGCTTTAACTGATAAAAATATAGGGCGTTTATTCAATTTAAGTAGAACTTCAAATAACGAAGCTGCATTGCTGTTTAAAAGATATGTTGAGCTATATGGTTCGACTGGAGAACCAATTAAATTACTTGAGGGGAGGGAAGAGAGTTAGAGACGCGATGAATCGCGTCTGTACAAGAGTGAGGAATTGGAGACGCGATGAATCGCGTCTGTACAAGAAAGAGTAGGAGTTTGTTTGGTTAAGCGCGTGCTAGTAGGGGGGCAGCAGCTAGTAATGTTTTGGTATAAGGGTGCTGAGGATTAGCAAAAATAGTTTTTGTCAAACCAAGTTCGACAATTTTACCGCCATTCATCACGGCAATACGATCGCACAAAAATCGAGCTAACCAAAGATCGTGAGTTATGAACAGATAAGTTAACTCAAACTCTTCTTTTAATTGCAACATCAAATCCAGCACTTGCGACTGCACGCTAGCGTCTAACATACTTACGGGTTCATCGCAGATCAAAAGTTTAGGGTGAGTAATCAAGGCACGAGCGATCGCTACTCTTTGCTGTTGTCCCCCAGACAAATCTGATGGATAACGCTCATAATACACTTCTGGCGGTGTTAACCCAACTTTCTCTAGCATCCACAAAACCTGTTCTTTTGCCTTCACGGGATCGGCTAAATTGTGGATAAATAAAGGATCAGCGATACTTTGTCCCACTGTCATCGCTGGATTGAGACAAGCATGGGGATCTTGAAAAACCATTTGTATTTGTCGCCGCGAGGAGCGAATTTCTTGACGCGACAGTTTCGTTAAATCCTGTCCTAAAAACTCAACTTTGCCACTAGTGGGACGAATTAATTGTAAAATTGTCCGTGATAGCGTACTTTTACCACAACCTGATTCCCCAACTAAACCGAGAATTTCTCCGGGATAAATATCCAAGTTGATACCATCTACTGCTTTAATTGTCTGGGTTTGTGTCTTAAACAGTCGTTCGATAAAGTTAGGTTCTATGGTGTAGTGTTGCTTGAGTTCACTGACACTCAAAATTGGGGATTGTTTATTAATAATCGGTAATTGCTTTTTTTCCCCACTCCCCACTCCCCATTCCCCACTCCCTATTTCATCTACTGCTTGAATATGTAAAGCTGCTTTTAAGAGCGATCGCGTGTATTGATGTTGAGGGTGTCTAAATACGGTTTCTGTAGAACCCATTTCTACCATTTTGCCGTTGTACATCACGCCAATGCGATCGCAATACTCAGCCACCATTGCTAAATCGTGAGAAATCAGCAACAATCCCATGTTTTCTTCACCGCACAGACGAGTTAATTCTTTCAATATCTGCGCGGAAACCGTAACATCTAAACTGGTGGTGGGTTCATCAGCAACAATTAACTTGGGGTTGAGGAGTAAAGCTAAAGCGATCGCTACCCGTTGACGCATTCCCCCGCTAAACTCGTGGGGATATTGATTCCAACGACTAGCTGGAATATTCACCTTTGCCAAGGTAGCAAGTGCTTTTTCTTTGGCTTCGCGGGTTGATAATTCTGGTGAGTGCGCCTGAAGGGTTTCAATACAATGCTTACCAATCGTCATCAACGGATCGAGGCGTGTCATGGGATCTTGAAAAATTAAGGCGATCGTTTCTCCCCGAAATTTCCGCAATTGGTTAGGCATCAAGTCAAACACCGACTGTCCTTGAAATGTCACCCGTCCCTCAATCCGACTAGAGGCTGGTAGTAAGCGCATTACTGCCCGTCCTATAGTTGACTTACCACAACCCGACTCTCCCACCAATCCCATTCTTTCGCCTGGTTGCAAGGTGAAAGATACATCATCAACCGCCCAGGTTGCTTCTTCTCCACTCCGTGCAGGATAGGCAACTCGCAAATTTTCGATACAGAATAAGGCTTCACTCATAGATTAGTTATCAGCCCTGAGCTACCAGTTTTTATAATTTCAAATTTAACCTGTCGCGGAAGTCCCCACCTTCAATGTACTCATCTCTGTGGGGATTGTGAGCGGATGGCGACGAAGACATCCCTAAACGGTAATAAGGGAACTCCAAAAAATAAATTATTCCACATTCAAGTCGTTGACTGTTGACTGTTGACTGAAAACTCGTGAACCGTCAACGGTCAACGGTCAACAGTGAACAATAGCAATGGAATATTTTTTTACTTGGAAGTCCCTAACCGCAGGTTATTCAATGCAAGGGATGTTCAAGGAGTCATCAATCTGAGTGTTGGGTAATCGGTCGATGTAATCTTCAATGATTTGAGTCACTGTTTTTTCCTTCAATGTGGCATGGTTTTTTAGTTTGTTGAAACGCCTTTCTGATATACGGATATGTACTTCCTTTGTTTTCATAAGTATGTCCACAATATAGACATATCTATGGTAACATATAAATGATCCATGACCTCCTGACCGTATTGAACAGACAGGCTAACTTCAAAGTAGGTGTACTAGCCAAGACGTGCGATAAATCGGTAAATCAGGGAAGGAACGCTGTTAGCTGGTTGACTCATATCTTGCACCTCTACGTACACCCCCAGGTAAAGTAAAAAGATGTGCAATAAAGATACCTTACTTTTATAGGCTTTTGTCGTTAAATCAATGCTTTTGCTTTTTTACTGAGTAATAAAGTTACATCAATTTTTCTTGGTGCAAGATGTGAGTTGACTATTGTCGTAAATCCAAGCGGTGTTGTGCGAAACAAAAAATCAAACTCCCTGTGGTAGACGCGGGGCTGCCTGTGGACGCTGTGTAAGACCAAAAGCTAGATCGCTAGTGGAGGCATTGGCGGATGAGACGGGAAACCCAAGAGACGAATAAGACCGTCATTGTTTTTCTGAAATTGGAAGCTCCTTTTTCAGCGAAGCAAAAAGGGGTACTTCACACCTCGGTAGACAACACTAATTGCTAATACGGGAAAGCGATGCCTGCGGCGGGCTGCGCCTACGCTCAATGTTGTTGCATCTGCCGCCAATGCTAGACGTTTTTCCGATTCAGCCCTTGGTAAGGGGAGGGGAGACAAAGCGTAGCTTTGGCGGGGTGGGGTTATTACTATGCATCTTGAGGATTTAATTCTTTTAACTCGTCAGTGGTATAAGTACCAATAGGAGTCCAAACCAAATAAGGAAGGAGTAACAGCGCCGCCATTATAGAAATCGGCAAAACGCAGATTGCCAGGACAACGCCTGAAATCAAACCGATTAGCCCAAGGATTTCACCAACTTTGAGACTACGGAACCTCAACATTAGAGGTATGTAGGCGACGGTAATAATTTCCACCAAGAGGTACAAAGCCATTAGTAGCCAAGTAATTATACTTCCTGGATTCTTTTCCCAGACAACATAAGCTGAAGCCCCACCGCTAATAAAAATCACAGTCCAGATTACCGGAATCAACGGCTCAAAAACTAGCCAACGCGGGCGACTTAAATTTGCAAACCATTTAACATCACGCGGTGTGATCAAGAAACTACCAAGGGCGACGAAGAAAGTTACAGCCCCAATTATTATCCAAGATGGAATCATAATGCATTCAAGTTTTGTGTATTTTGTCAAGTCATATACTGCAAGTTTGACAATTTAGGCTATATGTTTAATCATTCCCTGGTGCGAATCTTAGGCATCTTGAGGATTGAGACTGATCATCTGCCAAGTGGTATAAGTACCAATGGGACTCCACAGCAAATAAGGAACAAGTAATAGTGCTGCCCAACCAGAAATACTTAAGACTGCAAGTATCAATAAAGCAGAAATTATAAAACCTGTGCCACCAAGAATTGTACCGACTTTTAGGCTGCGGAGCTTAAACATTACAGGTGTATAAGCAATGGTTACAATTTCTAAAAGCAAGTATAAACCCATGATTAACCAGGTTGAGGTGCTTCTGGGGTCTTTTTCCCAGACAATATAAGCTGACCAAGCACCGCAAATAAATATTACAGTCCAGATAATGGGAATCGCACCCTCAAAAGTTAGCCATCTCGGCCGTTGTAAGCGCTTGAACCATTGGCGATCGCTAGGCGTAATCAAGTTAGCCGCTAAGGCAACTAAGAAAGCCACACCCCCAATCACCATCCAAGATTTAATCATGGCCGTTATTCCTTTACAAGCGCTATCTATCGCTTAATATCACTCTTTATAGTGTGATTTTGTCAATTTAGTTGCTAATTCCTCATCATCCCTGAGTTTGAAACCTTTACATCGTTTGGCAGGATTTTAAATTATGGGCATTGGGAATTGGGAATTGGGCATTGGGCATTGAGCATGGGGCAGGGGCATGGGAATGAGTCTTTAATACTCGTTAACGAGTCTTTGAACTCCGTTAATGAGTCTTTGAACTCCGTTAATAATAGCCATCCCAAATGTTTCTCTAGGCTAAGGTGGAACATAGAGTTTCTAATACCAATTTAATGTGAAGCTGCACTAAATGAGTAACTCTCTATTCTTGGCGCTCTTGGCGTACTTGGCGGTTCGTTTAAGAGGATGAATGAACAAGTCCTCTTGTCGGTATCAAAAATTTTAGATCCCCCTAAATCCCCCTTTTTAAGGGGGACTTTGATTCCGGTTCCCCCCAATTTATCGGGGGGTTAGGGGGGATCTAAAGTGCCTAAAGTCACAGCGAAATACTTGTTCATTCAACCTCTAATATTCTATGTATCTTCATACAAAATTGGTATAAGAGTAAGCGAAGTAGGGCAGGGTGACTGAGGAAAGGCAATTAAAACAATTCGCAATACTTCGGCTGCGCTCAGTACAAGTTCGCTTTTTCGCCCATTCGCAATTACGTTTTGGGACGGGGATTTAGACCCCGACTCAAAACGCGCTGCTTAATAGAAGCTCTTGACTTAAACCCCCAAAGTTCGTTAAAGCAAAATTCAAAGATTTTTGATGCTATTTTCCACCAGATATTTAAGAACGATAATTTTCAAAGAATAATTGCGTCAAAAGACAACCTGTCAAACTTTGCCCGAAAATTCCTTACTCCCAACTAAAAACTCGTTGACTCCTGAACTTTTATCTAAATATCTAACTTAAAGCTATATCAGCTTACTTCTTATGATACTTACTAAAACTCATTTGGATGAGTGAAAGTAGTGAGAGTGATGAGTGAGAGTAAATATACTTAGTAGCTGAGGTTCAAAGCATGGACTCGACAGGTAAGGTTCAAATTGTGGACTCGTCCTGGTGCGTTCCACTGCCGTTGAAAGAGTATGCAATGAGCCGAGTAACTGTCTACTTTTATAGTGACAGATGGGTTCCAATTAAATATTGTTCTTTGGAAAAGGCTATTTTGCTTCACCAGAAGGCAAAATTAGAAGGCAAGGAAATTTTATTATTTCCTGCTAATCTAGACCCTAATCAATTCTCAAACTCTTTTAACGAAAATGCATTGATGTAGACTATTTTTAAAACATCTTGACAAAATAAATCGACTAGAAAGGCGTACATAAGTACGCTTTTATTTCTTGGGATTCAAATATTTACTTATTTATATAGCAATTCTAAATGAGTCTAAAAATCTCTGATTCTTCTCTCTGCGTTCTCTGCGCCTCTGCGGTTAATTTAGGATTGCTATCTTTACGCCAAAGAGCGATGTCTACGGTGGTCACTGAGCTTGCCGAAGTGCGGGCTATTCGGCGTCGCCTCAAGTAATATGTTGTCAACAAATCACATAGGCTTTCTTATCGTACCAATGGGTTTTTGTTCGCGGCTGCTGAGTTTATAGTTTGTTCAATCCTTTTTAACCTTGTTTCTGGACGTTTTGCATTGTCAATCCAAAAAAGAATATTCTTTTTGGATGAATTACTAAATGCTTCAAAATAGCCTTTAGCAATTGTATTTGCTTCTAATGCTTGCTTTAAGTCTAAGGGAATAATTAATGCTTCGATCGCATCTAAAGTCTTCCATGAGCCATCTTGTTTTGCAGCTTCAATTTTTTCCAGACCAACTGTAGTCATCAAACTTTGTTCTATGAGTTCTTCAATATATTGTTTATTTAATTTTGACCACACGCTTTTCGGTTTTCGAGGTGTAAATATTTGCATATAACGTTCTTCGTCTAAGGATTTGACTTTACTATCAATCCAACCAAAGCATAAGGCTTCTTTTACGGCTTCGCTATATCGAACACTTGGTTTACCACTTTTTACTTTATAGTAGATGAGCCACACACCAAGAGAGGCGCGATGGTTTTCTTCTAACCATTTCCGCCATTCCTCGCGGCTTTGAGGGCAGAAAGTGGAAAATTCATTATTAAGTTTAGATACACCAGTAATCTTACTTTTGCTGAGATTTATCTCTGTATTTTGCTGCATTTGTTTTATGTTCAATACGTAATTGATGTAAAACTTTCATCTCCTCTAAAATCGTTTTGCCATAAAAATCAAATGCTGGCTTCTTTGATAGCCATGCTTGGTGTAAAAAGCCTCTGCTTGTCCATCTTTGTTAGTCAACAGATAAACCCCAGTAACTTCCATCTTAGTTAGAGTGTCCATTAATTGGTTAAGTAGCTTTGTCCCAATTCCTTGATGCTGCTTATGAGGTTGGACACAAATTTCTTCTAGATAAAAGCTTTTACTTTTTGGCCCTTGCTTACAATAACCTGCCACGAATCCTAATAGTTCATCCTGTTTG contains:
- a CDS encoding dipeptide ABC transporter ATP-binding protein; the encoded protein is MSEALFCIENLRVAYPARSGEEATWAVDDVSFTLQPGERMGLVGESGCGKSTIGRAVMRLLPASSRIEGRVTFQGQSVFDLMPNQLRKFRGETIALIFQDPMTRLDPLMTIGKHCIETLQAHSPELSTREAKEKALATLAKVNIPASRWNQYPHEFSGGMRQRVAIALALLLNPKLIVADEPTTSLDVTVSAQILKELTRLCGEENMGLLLISHDLAMVAEYCDRIGVMYNGKMVEMGSTETVFRHPQHQYTRSLLKAALHIQAVDEIGSGEWGVGSGEKKQLPIINKQSPILSVSELKQHYTIEPNFIERLFKTQTQTIKAVDGINLDIYPGEILGLVGESGCGKSTLSRTILQLIRPTSGKVEFLGQDLTKLSRQEIRSSRRQIQMVFQDPHACLNPAMTVGQSIADPLFIHNLADPVKAKEQVLWMLEKVGLTPPEVYYERYPSDLSGGQQQRVAIARALITHPKLLICDEPVSMLDASVQSQVLDLMLQLKEEFELTYLFITHDLWLARFLCDRIAVMNGGKIVELGLTKTIFANPQHPYTKTLLAAAPLLARA
- a CDS encoding TspO/MBR family protein, encoding MIPSWIIIGAVTFFVALGSFLITPRDVKWFANLSRPRWLVFEPLIPVIWTVIFISGGASAYVVWEKNPGSIITWLLMALYLLVEIITVAYIPLMLRFRSLKVGEILGLIGLISGVVLAICVLPISIMAALLLLPYLVWTPIGTYTTDELKELNPQDA
- a CDS encoding TspO/MBR family protein, producing MIKSWMVIGGVAFLVALAANLITPSDRQWFKRLQRPRWLTFEGAIPIIWTVIFICGAWSAYIVWEKDPRSTSTWLIMGLYLLLEIVTIAYTPVMFKLRSLKVGTILGGTGFIISALLILAVLSISGWAALLLVPYLLWSPIGTYTTWQMISLNPQDA
- a CDS encoding YdeI/OmpD-associated family protein; amino-acid sequence: MQQNTEINLSKSKITGVSKLNNEFSTFCPQSREEWRKWLEENHRASLGVWLIYYKVKSGKPSVRYSEAVKEALCFGWIDSKVKSLDEERYMQIFTPRKPKSVWSKLNKQYIEELIEQSLMTTVGLEKIEAAKQDGSWKTLDAIEALIIPLDLKQALEANTIAKGYFEAFSNSSKKNILFWIDNAKRPETRLKRIEQTINSAAANKNPLVR
- a CDS encoding GNAT family N-acetyltransferase, with protein sequence MSEEIQTFTTEYLDKCAHLYVEVFNTEPWNEQWTFETARAKLFEILNTPGFVGFVFKQDELLGFVAGYCKQGPKSKSFYLEEICVQPHKQHQGIGTKLLNQLMDTLTKMEVTGVYLLTNKDGQAEAFYTKHGYQRSQHLIFMAKRF